In Papaver somniferum cultivar HN1 chromosome 1, ASM357369v1, whole genome shotgun sequence, a genomic segment contains:
- the LOC113351562 gene encoding uncharacterized protein LOC113351562, which translates to MSKFTEFTCWILILIISVNEGLIEGRTTTKAVNKAIIKTIKVRNAKTIDCYDIYRQPSLNHPLLCNHTIQMRPTLNLKGTKSDISGTLEVTQTWHKYGSCPEGTIPIRRKRKIYNPTILRKHHYTRLSPFKTLVTSKSNNTIDNYNFHEVYKEMNGDDQTRFSYTGQSGCYNLLCHGFVKTTSNISLGCNFTEVSTFNGDQKDFTFSIQKDQSSGNWWVQLQGISVGYYPSALFTELSRSATKVEWRGEIVNLKNKGQHTSTQMGSGHFPSEGGLKTSSYFNRVQVFDENNMIKDPENFRTKSTNPNCYNLKIDDEHYGTNGYGFYYGDLVYNDKCE; encoded by the exons ATGTCGAAATTTACCGAATTCACATGTTGGATTCTCATATTAATAATATCTGTTAATGAAGGATTAATTGAAGGAAGAACGACTACGAAAGCGGTAAACAAAGCAATAATTAAAACCATTAAG GTCAGAAACGCAAAGACCATTGATTGTTATGATATTTACAGACAACCTAGTCTTAACCATCCTTTGCTTTGTAATCATACGATACAG ATGAGACCAACGTTGAACCTAAAAGGAACGAAATCAGATATTTCCGGAACACTTGAAGTTACACAAACTTGGCATAAGTACGGATCATGTCCTGAAGGAACTATCCCTATTCGGAGAAAACGAAAAATTTATAATCCCACAATTTTGCGCAAACATCATTATACAAGATTATCACCTTTTAAGACTCTTGTTAcatcaaaatcaaacaacacTATTGATAACTATAATTTCCATGAG gtGTACAAGGAAATGAATGGTGACGACCAGACCAGATTTTCATATACTGGACA ATCGGGTTGCTACAATCTCCTTtgccatggttttgtgaaaacaaCGTCAAATATCTCCCTTGGTTGCAATTTCACAGAGGTATCTACTTTCAATGGTGACCAAAAAGATTTCACCTTCAGTATTCAAAAG GACCAAAGTAGTGGAAACTGGTGGGTACAATTACAAGGTATTTCAGTCGGTTATTATCCAAGCGCTCTCTTCACGGAATTATCAAGATCGGCAACAAAAGTAGAATGGAGAGGAGAAATcgttaatttgaaaaataaaggacaacatacTTCGACTCAAATGGGTAGCGGTCATTTCCCTTCTGAAGGTGGTTTAAAGACATCGAGTTATTTTAATCGGGTTCAAGTATTTGATGAAAATAACATGATCAAGGACCCTGAAAATTTTAGGACAAAATCTACGAATCCAAACTGCTATAATTTGAAAATTGACGACGAACATTATGGTACAAATGGTTATGGTTTTTACTATGGAGATCTCGTTTATAATGATAAATGCGAATAA